Proteins encoded within one genomic window of Etheostoma cragini isolate CJK2018 chromosome 21, CSU_Ecrag_1.0, whole genome shotgun sequence:
- the znf646 gene encoding zinc finger protein 646 isoform X3, translating into MAVQNTGRKKVFPCKQCGIVCSNMPSLLKHMDAHVEQEEERKFKCDECGRGYRHAGSLANHKKTHEVGTFQCNICGKKNSNALALKSHLRSHTSQKKYSCAECGKGFRLATQLTTHEKVHLARRVKEQSFRKVDMEYSTHQIESNHPHHLSEQSASAGTSTENSPAEDKSEVVYNAESETSEDAANRPFRCDLCDKSYIHLRSLTNHKKTHQVGKFECTVCFKLFNNMAALYSHQRSHKSRSVTDPDSVAGSHTGEPSEQFSPQSQDTPVTFCHLCQVLFPNDKEFQEHIQMHNSSSLSFGLQDTLSENHNTSYDSIASPESNFYASPINNVPSVSSIDNDLSFDQSQEQISNNGQEYSDCSNNQTPPSNSTQGEPPIIDTLNILNAALKHTQNTDSATEMEETSTVDSDKRPFKCHICGKSYRHSGSLINHKRSHQVGIYQCSICRKSYPHLAALKSHLRLHKAQSSFDLSNEGDWLSSEPLTLDNQQGCFSSQDDDEEEEEDEEEEEEEEEEEEEAHVLPVLSIDQENGVDHNNGALYHEHFNQDFSQDMTVHLPHNEHLMQRHMCADCGETFGDIAGIRSHSCPLLQQQHDTTSRDYGSNIHFQDSSDPCAIGNPGSNVEFHGLNESQSYFEQNFHDDMNSDQLNGGREGVNEEDDDDDGDLYQCSICGNSYTSMRALRSHLRGHTQSHGTPASSGPSSMSSHEEVKDDEPGEMMICSTCGESFANRQDLITHQLLHNEDQVDNATHLHMSNSDVSGGKEEAQSIICGSCGIFCTSYNHLENHGCKAERTDKSTCGKEEINVNDVAQHEDTSHVKETHDAEDRQYRCDQCGRSYRHAGSLLNHKKSHKTGVFRCLVCQKRFYNLLALKNHQRSHFDIKRHTCNECGKAFKIQKQLLNHLKRHKENKAKIQDLNNQIQALMQMNGPRSDGEVQSLTSNANQAFTSSRRSKQLPGRKRDQTKCESSVKSEDVGDQRPFACDQCGRTYRHAGSLVNHRNSHKTGEYYCSVCNNTYSNQLAMKNHLRTHFAYKKHSCQNCGKGFRAKKQLLAHVCAGLRKDGAAGRRGIKSRALKCKECKQPFLSIDQLTAHTCDGPSGSSDAQRNLSPNKVERPFTCNICNRSYRHAGSLLNHKNTHKTGHFSCTFCSKPFTNPMALRNHTRIHTQKKKYACLTCGKAFRLASILHNHQRIHNRVASHFRCPACGKSFQGRSGLKRHRCRKGQENSPRAGVQQSERGDKCFIYTPR; encoded by the exons ATGGCAGTGCAAAACACTGGAAGGAAAAAAGTTTTCCCTTGCAAACAATGTGGCATTGTATGTTCCAATATGCCCAGTCTGCTCAAGCACATGGATGCTCATGTTGAACAAGAGGAAGAACGCAAATTTAAATGTGATGAATGTGGACGTGGTTATAGGCATGCAGGTAGCTTAGCTAACCACAAAAAGACTCACGAAGTAGGTACCTTTCAATGTAACAtctgtggtaaaaaaaactctaatgCTTTAGCCCTGAAGAGTCATCTCCGGAGCCATACTTCACAGAAAAAGTACTCCTGTGCCGAATGTGGGAAAGGTTTTCGTCTGGCAACACAGCTGACTACACATGAGAAGGTTCATCTTGCCAGGCGAGTAAAGGAGCAGTCGTTTAGAAAGGTAGACATGGAATATTCCACACATCAAATTGAAAGTAACCACCCACATCATCTCAGTGAGCAGTCTGCCAGTGCTGGGACTTCTACAGAAAATAGCCCAGCTGAGGACAAGTCTGAGGTTGTTTATAACGCAGAATCTGAGACTTCTGAGGATGCAGCAAATCGACCTTTCAGATGTGATTTGTGTGACAAATCATATATACATCTTCGAAGCCTGACCAATCATAAAAAGACTCACCAAGTGGGAAAGTTTGAATGCACAGTGTGTTTCAAACTGTTTAATAACATGGCGGCACTCTACAGCCACCAGAGATCTCACAAGTCAAGAAGTGTGACAGACCCTGATTCAGTGGCCGGGTCACACACTGGTGAACCATCGGAACAGTTTTCACCTCAGAGCCAGGATACTCCAGTAACTTTTTGCCATTTGTGTCAGGTACTATTCCCCAATGATAAAGAGTTCCAGGAACACATCCAAATGCATAACTCTTCATCTCTGTCGTTTGGCCTTCAAGATACCTTGTCAGAAAACCATAATACATCATATGACAGTATTGCTTCGCCTGAGTCAAATTTTTATGCATCCCCTATAAATAATGTTCCCTCAGTATCCTCAATAGATAATGATTTAAGCTTTGATCAGTCACAGGAGCAGATTAGTAATAACGGCCAGGAGTACTCTGACTGCTCCAACAATCAAACACCACCTTCCAATAGCACTCAGGGAGAACCACCAATCATAGACACATTGAACATTCTCAATGCTGCCCTGAAGCACACTCAAAACACTGACAGTGCAACTGAAATGGAAGAGACTTCAACCGTAGATTCGGATAAGCGTCCCTTCAAGTGTCATATATGTGGTAAAAGCTACCGGCACTCTGGGAGCCTCATCAACCACAAAAGGTCACATCAGGTTGGGATTTACCAGTGTTCCATCTGCAGAAAGAGCTATCCTCACCTGGCTGCCCTCAAAAGTCATCTTCGTCTCCACAAAGCTCAGTCATCTTTTGACCTCAGCAATGAGGGAGACTGGCTCTCCTCGGAGCCTCTGACTCTGGATAACCAACAGGGCTGTTTCTCTTCTcaagatgatgatgaggaggaggaggaggatgaagaagaagaagaggaggaggaggaggaggaggaggaggctcaCGTTCTCCCTGTGCTTAGTATTGATCAGGAGAATGGAGTTGACCACAACAATGGAGCTTTGTACCATGAGCATTTTAATCAGGACTTTTCCCAGGACATGACTGTGCATCTACCTCACAACGAACACCTGATGCAGAGGCACATGTGTGCAGACTGTGGTGAAACATTTGGAGATATTGCAGGGATTAGGTCTCACAGTTGCCCACTGCTACAGCAGCAACATGACACTACTAGCAGGGACTATGGCAGCAATATACATTTCCAGGACAGTAGTGATCCCTGTGCCATTGGAAATCCAGGAAGTAATGTTGAGTTCCATGGTCTGAATGAAAGCCAAAGTTACTTTGAACAGAACTTCCATGACGATATGAACAGTGATCAGCTGAATGGTGGCAGAGAAGGTGTAaatgaggaggatgatgatgatgatggagatCTTTATCAGTGCTCTATATGTGGAAACAGCTACACTAGCATGAGAGCTCTCAGGAGCCATCTCAGAGGCCACACACAGTCCCACGGTACTCCTGCAAGCTCAGGGCCTTCCTCCATGTCCTCTCATGAAGAAGTGAAAGATGATGAACCTGGAGAGATGATGATCTGTAGCACATGTGGAGAAAGTTTTGCCAATAGGCAGGACCTGATAACTCATCAGCTTCTACACAACGAAGACCAGGTGGATAATGCTACTCATTTACATATGAGCAACAGTGATGTGTCCGGAGGCAAGGAGGAAGCACAGAGTATCATCTGTGGCAGCTGTGGCATCTTCTGCACCAGCTACAATCATCTTGAAAACCATGGTTGCAAAGCTGAGCGGACAGATAAGTCCACATGTGGTAAAGAGgaaattaatgtaaatgatGTTGCCCAGCATGAAGACACGAGTCATGTCAAAGAAACTCACGATGCCGAAGATCGTCAGTACAGATGTGATCAGTGTGGGCGTTCATACAGACATGCAGGCTCCCTACTTAACCACAAAAAGTCCCACAAAACAGGTGTATTCAGATGCCTCGTCTGCCAGAAGCGCTTCTACAACCTGTTGGCCCTTAAAAACCACCAGAGGTCCCACTTCGATATTAAGAG GCATACTTGCAATGAGTGTGGAAAAGCcttcaaaattcaaaaacagtTACTGAATCACCTGAAAAGGCACAAAGAGAACAAAGCTAAAATCCAGGACCTCAACAACCAGATCCAGGCCCTCATGCAGATGAATGGGCCCAGGTCAGACGGAGAAGTGCAGTCCTTAACTTCAAATGCCAATCAGGCTTTTACTTCATCTCGGCGCTCCAAGCAGCTGCCTGGAAGGAAGAGAGACCAAACAAAGTGTGAGTCTTCAGTCAAATCAGAGGATGTAGGTGATCAGCGGCCTTTTGCCTGTGACCAGTGTGGCCGTACATACCGCCACGCAGGAAGTCTGGTCAACCACAGGAACTCCCATAAAACAGGTGAATATTACTGTTCCGTTTGTAACAACACTTACTCCAATCAACTAGCAATGAAGAACCACTTGCGCACCCACTTTGCATATAAAAAGCACTCCTGCCAAAACTGTGGAAAAGGCTTTAGGGCAAAGAAACAGCTATTAGCCCACGTTTGTGCAGGCCTCAGAAAGGATGGGGCCGCAGGCAGGAGGGGTATAAAATCTAGAGCGTTAAAGTGTAAGGAATGTAAGCAACCCTTTCTCTCTATTGACCAACTGACAGCCCACACCTGTGATGGACCATCAGGCAGCAGTGATGCACAAAGAAACCTGTCTCCAAATAAAGTGGAGAGGCCTTTCACATGCAACATATGTAATCGCAGCTACCGTCATGCAGGCTCACTCCTGAACCACAAAAACACCCACAAGACAGGACACTTCAGTTGCACCTTCTGCTCTAAGCCCTTCACTAACCCCATGGCTTTACGCAATCACACACGTATCCatacacagaagaaaaagtatGCATGTCTCACATGTGGAAAGGCCTTCCGCCTCGCCAGTATCCTGCACAACCACCAGAGGATCCACAACCGGGTGGCGAGTCACTTCCGCTGTCCTGCATGTGGAAAGAGCTTCCAAGGCAGGTCTGGCCTAAAGAGGCACCGCTGCCGCAAAGGTCAGGAGAACTCCCCGAGAGCTGGAGTCCAGCAGTCAGAGAGGGGAGACAAGTGCTTCAT ATACACTCCCAGATGA